The Thiorhodovibrio litoralis genome includes a window with the following:
- a CDS encoding nucleotidyltransferase family protein yields MLIDTLQAQRETIIALGKEYGARHIRVFGSVARREEGPDSDVDLLVELPRGYDLFAQRLPLTDRLSDLLGRRVELIPEHELSRHIRDQVLTEAIAL; encoded by the coding sequence ATGTTGATCGATACGCTACAGGCACAGCGCGAGACTATTATCGCCTTGGGCAAGGAGTATGGTGCGCGGCACATCCGGGTGTTTGGCTCCGTTGCCCGACGTGAGGAAGGGCCAGACAGTGATGTCGACCTCTTGGTCGAGCTTCCGCGCGGTTATGATCTTTTTGCGCAGCGGCTGCCACTGACCGATCGCCTGAGCGATCTGCTTGGCCGCCGCGTCGAGCTAATACCCGAACATGAGCTCAGCCGCCACATCCGTGATCAGGTCCTGACCGAGGCGATCGCCTTATGA
- a CDS encoding HepT-like ribonuclease domain-containing protein, whose protein sequence is MSKTWQAHARHILDAIGRIRLIDSRGDLTQDVVLYDAALRNLQTLSESTQQRPKAMKEAHPEIPWRQISGFRNILVHNYLGDIDPLTIASVIERNLQPLEDCVQTMLDSDLPNNREQ, encoded by the coding sequence ATGAGCAAAACCTGGCAAGCCCACGCACGTCACATCCTGGACGCCATCGGGCGCATTCGGCTGATCGATTCCCGAGGCGACCTGACGCAGGACGTCGTCCTCTACGATGCCGCACTGCGTAACTTGCAGACACTCTCCGAGTCGACACAGCAACGACCAAAAGCCATGAAAGAGGCCCATCCAGAAATCCCCTGGCGCCAGATCAGCGGATTTCGCAACATCCTCGTGCACAACTATCTTGGCGACATTGATCCGCTGACCATCGCCTCCGTCATTGAACGCAACCTCCAACCGCTGGAGGACTGCGTTCAAACAATGCTTGACAGTGACCTGCCGAACAACCGTGAACAGTGA
- a CDS encoding restriction endonuclease subunit S has product MTLVPKIDTGLHYPINIHAIPSSWAVDYIGHFTDEIQPGFSCGTHNSNAEGVPHLRPMNISRKGKVDLDEVKHVAREHDNRRLSQGDVLFNNTNSPELIGKTALVSKLAIGVAFSNHMTRLRFNTAIDPRFAALQIHYLWMMKYFLHRCVKHVNQASVSSRNLARSVPLVAPPINEQRRIVAKIEELFSELDKGIESLKTARGQLKVYRLAVLKHAFDCKLTALWRRNKNRAPWEQILFGSLLSHVTSGSRGWAKYYSSNGDIFIRAQNLKHDRLDLSDVAYVQLPEQSEGMRTRVRVGDLLITITGANVTKTGYIHSDIGTAYVSQHVALCRPKQNADPEYLYWYLTAESAGRKQLKGMAYGAGKPGLNLDNIRSVEIRFPELDEQKFIVQKIHELLTVEENLTSVIDSELRRTESLRQAILKKAFSGQLVPQDPYDEPASVLLERIRADKAAQTETNQPKGRRQPRQKRTVPV; this is encoded by the coding sequence GTGACTTTAGTTCCCAAGATTGATACTGGTCTTCATTACCCGATCAACATCCACGCAATCCCTTCGAGTTGGGCTGTCGATTATATAGGCCATTTCACCGATGAAATACAGCCCGGGTTTTCCTGTGGCACACACAACTCGAACGCAGAAGGCGTGCCACATTTGCGCCCAATGAATATTTCTCGTAAAGGCAAAGTGGATTTGGACGAGGTCAAGCATGTTGCCAGAGAGCATGACAACCGCCGTCTATCGCAAGGAGATGTTTTATTTAACAACACAAATAGCCCAGAGCTGATTGGAAAAACCGCTCTCGTATCTAAGCTTGCGATCGGGGTCGCATTTTCGAACCACATGACAAGACTCAGGTTCAATACTGCAATAGATCCCCGATTTGCTGCACTACAGATTCACTACCTATGGATGATGAAGTACTTTCTTCATCGCTGCGTCAAGCATGTCAATCAAGCAAGCGTTTCATCGCGAAATCTTGCTCGTTCAGTGCCTTTGGTTGCCCCACCTATCAATGAACAACGACGCATCGTAGCCAAAATTGAAGAACTGTTTTCTGAGTTGGACAAGGGTATCGAAAGCCTGAAAACCGCCCGAGGGCAACTCAAGGTCTATCGCCTGGCCGTGCTTAAGCACGCTTTTGATTGCAAGCTTACAGCTCTGTGGCGCAGGAATAAGAATCGAGCTCCTTGGGAACAGATTCTATTTGGCTCCCTTCTATCACATGTCACCTCCGGCTCAAGAGGCTGGGCGAAATACTACTCAAGCAATGGCGATATTTTCATTCGCGCCCAGAATCTGAAGCATGACCGACTCGATCTTAGTGATGTGGCTTATGTGCAGCTTCCAGAGCAGTCCGAAGGGATGCGGACGCGCGTTCGAGTCGGCGATTTGCTGATCACGATAACGGGCGCCAATGTTACCAAAACTGGATATATTCACTCCGATATTGGAACTGCCTATGTCAGCCAGCATGTTGCACTTTGCCGCCCGAAGCAAAATGCAGATCCCGAATATCTTTATTGGTACCTGACTGCTGAGTCAGCAGGCCGGAAACAGCTAAAGGGGATGGCATATGGAGCAGGAAAGCCCGGATTGAATCTCGACAATATTCGATCGGTCGAAATTCGCTTTCCAGAGCTTGACGAGCAGAAATTCATCGTTCAAAAAATCCATGAATTGCTTACAGTCGAAGAAAACCTGACATCAGTGATCGATTCCGAGCTACGACGGACCGAATCCCTCCGCCAAGCCATCCTCAAAAAAGCCTTCTCCGGCCAACTCGTCCCCCAGGACCCCTACGACGAACCCGCATCGGTGCTGCTCGAACGTATTCGCGCGGACAAAGCTGCTCAAACTGAAACAAACCAGCCCAAAGGCAGACGCCAACCCCGCCAAAAGCGGACCGTGCCGGTCTGA
- a CDS encoding class I SAM-dependent DNA methyltransferase, with protein MNTASIISKVWSFCHTLRDDGVGYGDYLEQLTYLIFLKMAAEYAKPPYSREMGIPARYDWESLKRRRGAELEAHYIDLLRELGTRSGMLGKIFTKAQNKIQDPAKLYRLINMVDEEQWVMMGADVKGDIYEGLLEKNAEDTKSGAGQYFTPRALIRVMVECVRPEPGKTIADPACGTGGFFLAAYDFLNNPDNHQLDKAQKAFLKHQTFHGHEIVANTRRLCLMNMFLHNIGEIDSEGMISPQDALIAPSPTTYDYVLANPPFGKKSSMSFTNDEGEEDTEELTYNRQDFWATTSNKQLNFVQHIRTMLKTTGRAAVVVPDNVLFEGGAGETIRAKLLETTDLHTILRLPTGVFYAQGVKANVLFFDNRPASPDPQTREVWYYDYRTNVHHTLKKKPMRFEDLADFIACYQPRNRHERRPTWNPDTNAEGRWRTYSRAELIARDKTSLDVFWLKDKSLTDLDNLPEPEDLAAEIIENLEAGLRSFRSVLAGLTSENNDHPL; from the coding sequence ATGAACACCGCCTCCATCATCTCCAAGGTCTGGAGCTTCTGCCACACGCTGCGCGACGATGGCGTGGGCTATGGCGACTATCTCGAGCAGCTCACCTACCTGATCTTTCTCAAAATGGCGGCAGAGTATGCCAAGCCGCCCTACAGCCGTGAGATGGGCATCCCGGCGCGCTACGACTGGGAGAGCTTAAAGCGCCGTCGCGGCGCGGAACTGGAAGCGCATTACATCGATCTGCTGCGCGAGCTGGGCACTCGGTCCGGCATGCTCGGCAAGATTTTCACCAAGGCGCAGAACAAGATTCAGGACCCAGCCAAGCTCTATCGGCTGATCAACATGGTCGACGAGGAGCAGTGGGTCATGATGGGCGCCGATGTGAAGGGCGACATCTACGAGGGGCTGCTGGAGAAGAACGCCGAGGACACCAAGTCTGGCGCCGGGCAGTATTTCACGCCGCGCGCGCTGATCCGCGTGATGGTGGAGTGCGTTCGCCCTGAGCCCGGCAAGACCATCGCCGACCCTGCCTGTGGCACCGGGGGATTTTTCCTCGCCGCCTATGACTTCCTCAACAACCCCGACAATCACCAGCTCGACAAGGCGCAAAAGGCGTTTCTCAAGCACCAGACCTTTCACGGCCATGAGATCGTCGCCAATACCCGGCGTCTGTGCCTGATGAACATGTTCCTGCACAACATCGGCGAAATCGACAGCGAGGGCATGATCTCGCCGCAGGACGCGCTCATCGCTCCGAGCCCAACGACCTACGACTATGTTCTGGCCAATCCGCCCTTCGGCAAAAAAAGCTCCATGAGCTTCACCAATGACGAGGGCGAGGAGGACACCGAGGAGCTGACCTACAACCGGCAGGATTTCTGGGCGACCACCTCAAACAAACAGCTCAATTTCGTGCAGCACATCCGCACCATGCTCAAGACCACCGGGCGCGCCGCAGTGGTGGTGCCAGATAACGTGCTGTTCGAGGGCGGAGCCGGCGAGACCATCCGCGCCAAGCTATTGGAAACCACCGATCTGCATACCATTCTGCGGCTGCCAACGGGAGTCTTCTATGCCCAAGGGGTCAAGGCGAACGTCCTGTTCTTCGACAACCGCCCGGCGAGCCCAGATCCACAGACCCGGGAGGTCTGGTACTACGACTATCGCACCAACGTTCACCATACCCTGAAGAAGAAGCCGATGCGCTTCGAAGATTTGGCGGATTTCATCGCCTGCTACCAGCCGCGCAACCGCCATGAACGCCGACCAACCTGGAACCCTGACACCAACGCCGAGGGGCGTTGGCGCACCTACAGCCGCGCGGAGCTGATCGCACGCGACAAAACCAGCCTGGATGTCTTCTGGCTGAAGGACAAGAGCCTGACCGATCTCGACAATCTGCCGGAACCCGAGGATCTGGCCGCCGAGATCATCGAGAATTTGGAGGCGGGACTGCGCAGTTTCCGCTCGGTACTGGCGGGACTAACCTCGGAGAATAACGACCACCCACTATGA
- a CDS encoding class I SAM-dependent rRNA methyltransferase, with product MNTTPLFLKKDQERRLLAGHCWVYSNEVDTARSPLKGLEPGAPVELIAQGGRWLGHGYVNPNSLLCARLVSRERRLPLSPALLLGRLHQALSLRERLYTAPFYRLVHGESDGLPGLIVDRYGELLVVQITTAGMERERGEVLSALAQVLRPKHILLRNDISVRALEGLPQQVEWALGGFEGEISLREGDIEYHIDPVQGQKTGWFYDQAENRRMLARFGVGRSGIGERVLDVCCYLGAWGFAAASAGARELSFVDSSAGALEKVGATAERHGLDERVSDLLQGDAFDVLRCLRDAGRTFDLIILDPPAFIKKRKDHKEGLQAYRRLNRLGLELMAPDGLLVSSSCSHHLSRQEFHHSIQQAARSAGRELQLLFDGGQGPDHPVHPAIVETAYLKTAFLRVLAPAN from the coding sequence ATGAATACCACGCCACTGTTTTTGAAGAAAGACCAGGAGCGCCGCCTGCTGGCCGGGCATTGCTGGGTCTACAGCAATGAAGTCGATACGGCGCGCTCGCCGCTGAAGGGACTGGAGCCGGGGGCGCCGGTGGAGCTGATCGCGCAAGGTGGGCGTTGGCTTGGCCATGGTTATGTCAACCCCAACTCCCTGCTGTGCGCGCGGCTGGTCAGTCGCGAGCGCAGGCTGCCGCTCAGCCCGGCGCTGCTGCTGGGTCGGCTGCACCAGGCGCTCAGCCTGCGTGAGCGGCTGTATACCGCGCCTTTCTATCGGCTGGTGCATGGCGAGAGTGACGGACTGCCGGGGCTAATCGTTGACCGCTATGGCGAACTGCTGGTGGTGCAGATCACCACCGCGGGCATGGAGCGCGAGCGCGGCGAGGTGCTCTCGGCGCTGGCGCAGGTTCTGCGACCGAAGCACATCCTGCTGCGCAACGATATCTCGGTGCGCGCACTCGAGGGCCTACCGCAGCAAGTCGAGTGGGCGCTGGGCGGCTTCGAGGGAGAGATCAGTCTGCGCGAAGGCGACATTGAGTACCACATCGACCCGGTGCAGGGGCAAAAAACCGGCTGGTTCTATGATCAGGCCGAGAATCGGCGAATGCTCGCGCGCTTCGGCGTCGGCCGCTCGGGCATCGGCGAGCGGGTGTTGGATGTCTGCTGCTATTTGGGCGCATGGGGCTTTGCCGCTGCCAGCGCCGGTGCGCGCGAGCTAAGTTTTGTCGACAGTTCAGCGGGAGCTCTGGAAAAAGTCGGCGCCACCGCCGAGCGCCATGGCCTGGATGAGCGCGTCTCCGATCTACTCCAAGGCGATGCCTTCGACGTGCTGCGATGTTTGCGGGATGCAGGACGCACATTCGACCTGATCATTCTCGACCCGCCAGCATTCATCAAAAAGCGCAAGGATCACAAGGAAGGCTTGCAGGCCTACCGTCGGCTGAACCGACTGGGGCTGGAGCTAATGGCCCCCGATGGACTGCTGGTCAGCTCGTCCTGCTCGCATCATCTCAGCCGCCAGGAATTCCACCACAGCATTCAGCAGGCCGCCCGCAGCGCTGGGCGCGAGTTGCAATTGCTGTTCGACGGCGGTCAGGGGCCGGATCATCCGGTGCACCCAGCCATTGTCGAAACCGCTTATCTCAAAACTGCATTCTTGCGTGTGCTAGCACCGGCTAACTGA
- a CDS encoding phosphate ABC transporter substrate-binding protein PstS, with product MFEQWRADYVAKHPEIAIHYDSIGSGEGVKRFLAGETDIGTTDAPVTQGQADAVDWDFAQIPITAGMIALVYNLPGVDGPLRLPRELYPEIFLGKVARWDDPRIAAANPDLDLPAKLIQLVARQDASGTTFAFTNHLSAIHDGWSQQFGAAKVIDWPGGTMTARGNEGVAQRIKITAGSLGYLPLAPDITEAALDALHDSD from the coding sequence TTGTTCGAGCAATGGCGCGCGGACTATGTCGCCAAGCACCCCGAGATCGCCATCCATTACGATTCCATCGGCAGTGGCGAGGGCGTCAAGCGCTTCTTGGCTGGGGAGACCGACATTGGCACCACGGATGCACCGGTCACGCAAGGGCAAGCAGACGCGGTGGACTGGGATTTTGCCCAAATCCCCATTACCGCAGGCATGATCGCGCTGGTTTACAACCTGCCGGGGGTGGACGGACCGCTGCGGCTCCCGCGCGAGCTGTATCCGGAGATTTTTCTCGGCAAGGTGGCCCGTTGGGATGATCCGCGCATTGCCGCCGCCAATCCTGATCTCGATCTGCCCGCCAAGTTGATTCAACTGGTGGCGCGGCAGGACGCGAGCGGAACCACCTTTGCCTTCACCAATCATCTCAGCGCCATTCACGACGGCTGGAGCCAGCAATTCGGCGCGGCCAAGGTCATCGACTGGCCCGGCGGCACCATGACTGCTCGCGGCAACGAGGGCGTCGCCCAGCGCATCAAGATTACCGCCGGCTCCCTAGGCTATCTGCCACTGGCGCCCGATATCACCGAGGCCGCACTCGATGCACTGCACGACAGCGATTGA
- a CDS encoding GGDEF domain-containing protein: MRKVFDLFKHHSECSFFPVLDRADKPRGLVCEKDLKRYIYSSYGRELLSNSAYRKRLIDFLTPCPSIDIHCPAERLLEAYAAADSPPGMIMTENFTYAGFISQAALLQIVDSKNLAAARDQNPLTRLPGNNTIIDYVQQVLEDHCQDYCLVYFDFDNFKPFNDTYGFRIGDRAIALFADLLRKLLPRQSCFIGHVGGDDFFAGFRALVHEDVHQRVSDLLDQFQHEAQSLYDAATRERGYIEATNRHGDLVRFPLLSCSAAMLWIPATAAAFTLEDVSQIIARLKKSAKASPIGQAEATIDADAITGERPDA; the protein is encoded by the coding sequence ATGCGCAAGGTTTTCGACCTGTTCAAGCACCACAGCGAATGCAGCTTCTTTCCTGTGCTCGACCGCGCCGACAAGCCCCGGGGCCTGGTGTGTGAGAAAGACCTCAAGCGCTACATCTACTCAAGCTACGGCCGCGAGTTGCTCTCCAATAGCGCGTACCGCAAACGCCTGATTGATTTTCTCACCCCCTGCCCCAGCATCGACATCCACTGTCCCGCCGAGCGCCTGCTCGAGGCCTACGCCGCCGCCGACAGCCCGCCGGGCATGATCATGACCGAGAACTTCACCTACGCCGGTTTCATCTCCCAGGCGGCGCTGTTGCAGATTGTCGACAGCAAGAACCTGGCCGCGGCCCGGGACCAGAACCCGCTCACGCGCCTACCCGGCAACAACACCATCATCGACTACGTGCAGCAAGTGCTTGAAGACCATTGCCAGGACTATTGCCTGGTGTATTTCGACTTCGACAACTTCAAGCCCTTCAACGACACCTATGGCTTTCGCATTGGCGACCGCGCCATCGCGCTCTTTGCCGACCTGCTGCGCAAGCTGCTCCCGCGACAGTCCTGCTTCATCGGTCATGTCGGCGGCGATGATTTTTTCGCCGGATTCCGCGCGCTGGTACACGAGGATGTCCACCAGCGCGTTTCCGACCTGCTCGACCAATTCCAGCACGAAGCGCAGAGCTTATACGACGCGGCCACCCGCGAGCGCGGCTATATCGAGGCCACCAATCGGCACGGAGACCTGGTGAGGTTCCCGCTGCTGAGCTGCAGCGCCGCGATGCTCTGGATTCCCGCGACCGCTGCCGCCTTCACGCTCGAGGACGTATCCCAGATCATCGCCCGACTGAAAAAATCCGCCAAGGCCTCCCCCATTGGACAGGCCGAGGCCACAATCGATGCCGATGCCATCACGGGTGAGCGCCCTGATGCCTAA
- a CDS encoding UDP-2,3-diacylglucosamine diphosphatase, translating into MSQVEALRPLRYRTIWISDIHLGFHGCQADFLRDFLRATACRQLYLVGDIIDLWALRKGLYWPSAHQQVVQAVLEKARNGTQVTYVPGNHDELLRGHLGEDFAGVAIRDEVVHTTVDGRRLLVLHGDKFDHVVQKGPWLAHIGATLYDLILGISQPVNRIRRRLGLRYWSLAAFLKRRVKNAVNYIGNFEQIVATEARKHRVDGMVCGHIHHAEMREIDGVDYCNCGDWVESCTALVEHHDGRMELLRWTEIREVLGSDAAKAPEPLAEAA; encoded by the coding sequence ATGAGTCAGGTCGAGGCCTTGCGGCCGCTGAGATATCGCACCATTTGGATCTCGGATATCCATCTTGGCTTTCATGGCTGTCAGGCCGATTTTCTGCGCGATTTTCTGCGCGCGACAGCCTGCCGCCAGCTGTATCTGGTGGGCGACATCATCGATCTTTGGGCCTTGCGCAAGGGCCTGTACTGGCCTAGTGCGCACCAACAGGTGGTCCAGGCTGTGCTGGAGAAAGCGCGCAACGGAACCCAAGTGACCTATGTTCCGGGCAATCACGACGAACTGCTGCGCGGGCATCTCGGCGAGGATTTTGCCGGCGTCGCCATCCGCGACGAGGTGGTCCATACCACGGTCGATGGTCGCCGTCTGCTGGTGCTGCATGGCGACAAATTCGACCACGTGGTGCAGAAAGGCCCATGGCTCGCGCACATTGGCGCCACGCTTTACGATCTGATCCTGGGCATCAGCCAGCCCGTGAACCGCATCCGCCGTCGCCTCGGGCTGCGCTATTGGTCCTTGGCGGCTTTTCTGAAGCGCCGGGTCAAAAACGCGGTGAATTACATTGGCAACTTCGAGCAGATCGTCGCAACCGAAGCGCGCAAGCATCGCGTCGACGGCATGGTGTGCGGTCATATCCATCATGCCGAGATGCGCGAAATCGACGGCGTTGATTACTGCAACTGCGGCGATTGGGTCGAGAGTTGCACCGCCTTAGTGGAGCATCACGATGGCCGCATGGAGTTGCTGCGCTGGACCGAGATTCGCGAAGTCCTTGGCAGCGATGCGGCCAAAGCTCCCGAGCCTCTGGCCGAAGCGGCCTGA